Proteins co-encoded in one Flavivirga eckloniae genomic window:
- a CDS encoding gliding motility-associated C-terminal domain-containing protein, producing the protein MKKLYTTIKALSSKNQKVLAMAILLASTVFSSYGQVRVEFTPRTSTIPPSSTMYNVKGDFTMVGNTNITMVDYSDGGSNFEDVRYVDVDGTAVPGNDTFNSSSATVTFSTENGAIPECSNIIFAGLYWTGRAFGDGESDSDTFEVTKNGITKTLDKRKVLIKGPSSAGYTEITASPTNIYYPSGTDGNMYSAYTEVTDYVVNNGIGEYFVADVATREGNADGTGFYGGWGMVVVYENSKMNWRDITVFDGHAYVTNGVADFTIDVNGFNAVQSGDVNLKLGLMAGEGDVPWTGDTFEIIIPDGDDDPNNLATLNNNSYQLLSHTNNSTNNFFNSSIVTGGNARNPNLLNNTGLDIAMFNIDNTGNTIIPNNKTFTRFRYGSTLDTYIIFNVTFAVDAYVPEPEGILANTSINGNPPSNTNGSLEPDDNAAYAIEIKNTGTEATNNTTITIPLPESVNQNNLNINYNIYPPLTPITNPNVPSFDPNIGANGAIVWNIGTLPVPTDPDTVLADLSFSLTVTTNCSILTDPGFDPNVAVNGTISGVGATSGQPFNLDLIQGYETSGLCIGDPIPGPSIIPIEYLDYVNEPPTASNPAPINVQCIDDVPTPDITVVIDEADNSGIAPVVAHVSDASDGNTCPEVITRTYSVTDDCGNSINVTQTITVNDDEVPTATGSITETTVEGCTATDATAPVNTVAALEALGLTIGDNCTADADLVVTSSDSATGTCPIIVTRTYTITDACDNFVTATQTINVDDTEAPVVSGNIAESTIEGCTAADATAPVSTVAALEALGLTIGDNCTDDANLVVTSSDSATGTCPVIVTRTYTITDECDNETTATQTINIDDTQNPTATGSIPESTIEGCTAADATAPATDVAALEALGLVIGDNCTADADLTVTNSDSAAGTCPIVVTRTYTITDACNNSVTATQIINVNDTTDPTASNPDTITVPGGPVPAPDVTVVIDEADNCTVPPTVAHVSDVSDNGNCPETITRTYSVTDQCGNSITVTQTILITDPIMPTASNPADINVQCIDDVPAPNVDVVTDEADNQGTPAVAFVSDASDGNTCPETITRTYSVTDICDNQIFVTQNIIVNDDQDPTATGSIPESTVEGCTAADATAPATDVAALEALGLVIGDNCTADADLTVTNSDSAAGTCPIVVTRTYTITDACNNSVTATQTINVNDTTDPTASNPDTISVPGGPVPAPDVTVVIDEADNCTVPPTVAHVSDVSDNGNCPETITRTYSVTDQCGNSITVTQTILITDPIMPTASNPADINVQCIDDVPAPNVDVVTDEADNQGTPAVAFVSDASDGNTCPETITRTYSVTDICDNQIFVTQNIIVNDDQDPTATGSIPESTVEGCTAADATAPATDVAALEALGLVIGDNCTADADLTVTNSDSAAGTCPIVVTRTYTITDACNNSVTATQTINVNDTTDPTASNPDTISVPGGPVPAPDVTVVIDEADNCTVPPTVAHVSDVSDNGNCPETITRTYSVTDQCGNSITVTQTILITDPIMPTASNPADINVQCIDDVPAPNVDVVTDEADNQGTPAVAFVSDASDGNTCPETITRTYSVTDICDNQIFVTQNIIVNDDQDPTATGSIPESTVEGCTAADATAPATDVAALEALGLVIGDNCTADADLTVTNSDSAAGTCPIVVTRTYTITDACNNSVTATQTINVNDTTDPTASNPDTISVPGGPVPAPDVTVVIDEADNCTVPPTVAHVSDVSDNGNCPETITRTYSVTDQCGNSITVTQTILITDPIMPTASNPADINVQCIDDVPAPNVDVVTDEADNQGTPAVAFVSDASDGNTCPETITRTYSVTDICDNQIFVTQNIIVNDDQDPTATGSIPESTVEGCTSADATAPATDVAALEALGLVIGDNCTADADLTVTNSDSAAGTCPIVVTRTYTITDACNNSVTATQTINVNDTTPPTVSNPADITVECLDDVPAPDINVVIGETDNCTIADNLSVVFVSEVSDNNTCAETITRTYSITDECGNITNVTQNIIIDDVTPPVLTLPANQTAECSDDLTPLAFGNATATDNCDPNPIITFVDVREDGACSGTFKIVRTWTATDACGNVASAQQEISTSDSIAPDFVEQLPQDITVECSTVPAAVTLTATDNCGNATVEFTEARTNGNCPNNYTITRTWVATDDCGLTNTHIQTITVQDITPPEFEGTLPELVQTVQCDAVPVAETLTATDSCGDATVTVNDVRTNGSCPNTYRIARTWTATDECGLTTTHTQIINVEDTVPPVFDTPLPSDAITVECDAIPTAETLTATDNCGDATVTVQDSRTDGDCPNNYFIARTWTATDECGLTTTHTQIITVQDTTAPVPTSTFDETLDVSCTDIPDAPELSFTDNCSTNIIVVFNETNSFDENAFVDYEIVRTWTVRDECNNEAIYTQTLNVALDEVVTEIVAPDWCYDEGAINMNDLLPADLNKNGTWEMLEGDTAAILNGNVFDPSGLELSLDFLPESGGIDYEFKYTTTDQGCISVTEITMNVHADCVVLPCGENDVVVSKAVTPNGDAYNEYFEISGIELCGFQYEVQIFNRWGALVYESGNYQNDWNGTTGNGSIGSAGKVPNGTYYYIIKLLNSGLNPITGPVYLGTK; encoded by the coding sequence ATGAAAAAACTATACACTACAATTAAAGCTTTATCATCCAAAAACCAAAAGGTTTTGGCTATGGCTATTTTACTTGCATCTACAGTTTTTAGTAGTTATGGTCAGGTTAGAGTTGAGTTCACACCAAGAACGTCAACCATTCCTCCTTCATCAACAATGTATAACGTTAAAGGAGATTTTACCATGGTAGGTAATACAAACATTACTATGGTAGACTATTCCGATGGAGGTTCTAATTTTGAAGATGTAAGATATGTCGATGTGGATGGTACAGCAGTACCAGGAAACGACACGTTTAACTCATCTTCTGCAACAGTAACCTTTTCAACAGAAAATGGTGCCATTCCAGAATGTTCAAATATTATTTTTGCCGGATTATACTGGACAGGTAGAGCCTTTGGTGATGGAGAATCAGATTCTGACACATTTGAGGTTACAAAAAATGGTATCACAAAAACCCTAGATAAAAGAAAAGTATTAATAAAAGGGCCTTCTTCTGCTGGCTATACTGAAATCACAGCCAGTCCTACCAATATCTATTATCCGTCCGGAACAGATGGTAATATGTATTCTGCCTATACAGAAGTTACTGACTATGTAGTAAACAATGGTATTGGTGAATACTTTGTTGCAGATGTAGCAACAAGAGAAGGTAACGCCGATGGAACCGGTTTCTACGGAGGTTGGGGTATGGTTGTTGTTTACGAAAATTCTAAAATGAATTGGAGAGATATCACTGTTTTTGACGGACATGCATACGTAACAAATGGTGTTGCCGATTTTACTATAGACGTGAACGGGTTTAATGCCGTACAAAGTGGAGATGTTAACCTTAAATTAGGATTAATGGCTGGTGAAGGTGATGTGCCTTGGACTGGTGATACTTTTGAAATAATAATTCCTGATGGTGATGACGACCCTAATAACCTGGCAACTTTAAATAACAACAGTTATCAATTACTATCACATACCAATAATAGTACAAATAACTTTTTCAATTCTTCTATTGTTACCGGTGGTAATGCGAGAAACCCTAATTTACTAAATAACACGGGGTTAGATATTGCCATGTTTAATATAGATAATACAGGAAATACTATAATTCCAAACAATAAAACATTTACACGATTTAGATACGGTTCTACATTAGATACTTACATTATCTTTAATGTAACCTTTGCGGTTGATGCCTATGTACCAGAACCAGAAGGAATCTTAGCAAATACCTCAATAAATGGTAACCCGCCAAGTAATACCAATGGATCATTAGAGCCAGACGATAATGCGGCCTATGCTATTGAAATAAAGAATACAGGAACCGAGGCTACTAATAATACAACTATTACAATACCCCTTCCAGAATCTGTAAATCAGAATAATTTAAATATAAATTATAACATATACCCACCGTTAACACCAATTACAAATCCAAATGTTCCATCTTTCGATCCGAATATAGGTGCAAATGGTGCCATAGTATGGAACATAGGTACCCTACCAGTGCCTACAGATCCAGATACTGTTCTTGCAGATTTAAGTTTTTCATTAACAGTAACTACAAATTGTTCTATTTTAACAGACCCTGGTTTCGATCCAAATGTAGCTGTTAATGGAACCATTAGTGGTGTTGGAGCAACATCCGGTCAACCATTTAATTTAGACTTAATTCAAGGATATGAAACCTCGGGGCTTTGTATAGGAGACCCAATACCAGGACCAAGTATAATTCCTATCGAATATTTAGACTATGTTAATGAACCTCCTACTGCAAGTAATCCTGCACCTATTAATGTACAATGTATAGACGACGTACCAACACCGGACATTACGGTTGTTATAGATGAAGCTGACAATTCAGGCATAGCTCCTGTTGTAGCTCACGTATCTGATGCATCCGATGGAAATACTTGCCCGGAAGTTATAACAAGAACATATAGCGTAACAGACGATTGTGGTAACTCCATAAATGTTACACAAACCATTACAGTTAACGATGACGAGGTACCAACTGCTACAGGTTCAATTACTGAAACTACAGTAGAAGGTTGTACGGCTACCGATGCTACAGCTCCAGTTAATACTGTGGCTGCTTTAGAAGCTCTCGGTCTTACTATTGGTGACAATTGTACCGCTGATGCAGACCTTGTAGTAACAAGTTCTGATAGTGCAACTGGAACTTGCCCAATTATCGTGACTAGAACTTACACCATTACAGATGCTTGCGACAACTTTGTTACAGCAACTCAAACTATAAATGTAGACGATACTGAAGCACCTGTTGTTTCTGGAAATATAGCTGAATCTACTATAGAAGGATGTACAGCGGCAGACGCTACAGCACCTGTTAGCACAGTAGCAGCTTTGGAAGCTTTAGGGCTTACTATTGGCGATAATTGTACAGATGATGCTAACCTTGTGGTAACCAGTTCTGATAGTGCTACCGGCACATGTCCAGTTATAGTAACTAGAACTTATACCATTACAGATGAGTGTGATAACGAAACTACAGCTACGCAAACTATTAATATTGACGACACACAAAACCCTACAGCTACTGGCTCTATTCCAGAATCCACGATAGAGGGATGTACCGCTGCGGATGCTACCGCGCCTGCAACGGACGTGGCCGCCCTTGAGGCGCTCGGACTTGTTATCGGCGACAACTGTACCGCCGATGCTGACCTTACCGTTACAAACTCGGACAGTGCTGCGGGGACATGCCCGATTGTCGTGACAAGAACATATACCATCACCGACGCGTGTAACAACTCCGTTACCGCAACACAGATCATAAACGTAAACGATACGACAGACCCTACGGCATCAAACCCGGATACGATAACCGTACCAGGTGGACCGGTTCCGGCTCCAGATGTAACAGTGGTTATCGACGAAGCGGACAATTGCACGGTACCGCCTACGGTGGCACATGTATCCGACGTATCCGACAACGGGAACTGTCCCGAGACCATTACAAGGACCTATAGTGTGACGGACCAGTGCGGCAACTCGATCACAGTGACACAGACCATACTTATTACGGACCCTATAATGCCTACCGCTTCTAACCCTGCGGACATAAACGTACAGTGTATCGACGACGTGCCTGCTCCCAACGTGGACGTGGTGACCGACGAGGCTGACAACCAGGGAACGCCCGCTGTGGCATTCGTATCGGACGCATCGGATGGTAATACCTGTCCAGAGACCATTACAAGAACATACAGCGTTACGGATATCTGTGACAACCAGATATTTGTGACCCAGAACATAATCGTGAACGACGATCAGGATCCAACAGCTACCGGCTCTATTCCAGAGTCTACGGTAGAGGGATGTACCGCTGCGGATGCTACCGCACCTGCAACGGACGTGGCCGCCCTTGAGGCGCTCGGACTTGTTATCGGCGACAACTGTACAGCCGATGCTGACCTTACCGTTACAAACTCGGACAGTGCTGCGGGGACATGCCCGATTGTCGTAACAAGAACATATACCATCACAGACGCGTGTAACAACTCCGTTACCGCGACACAGACCATAAACGTAAACGATACGACGGACCCTACGGCCTCAAACCCGGATACGATATCCGTACCAGGTGGACCGGTCCCTGCTCCAGATGTAACAGTGGTTATCGACGAAGCGGACAATTGCACGGTACCGCCTACGGTGGCACATGTATCGGACGTATCCGACAACGGGAACTGTCCTGAGACCATTACAAGGACTTATAGTGTGACGGACCAGTGCGGTAACTCGATCACAGTGACACAGACCATACTTATTACGGACCCTATAATGCCTACCGCTTCTAACCCTGCGGACATAAACGTACAGTGTATCGACGACGTGCCTGCTCCCAACGTGGACGTGGTGACCGACGAGGCTGACAACCAGGGAACGCCCGCTGTGGCATTCGTATCGGACGCATCGGATGGTAATACCTGTCCAGAGACCATTACAAGAACATACAGCGTTACGGATATCTGTGACAACCAGATATTTGTGACCCAGAACATAATCGTGAACGACGATCAGGATCCAACAGCTACCGGCTCTATTCCAGAGTCTACGGTAGAGGGATGTACCGCTGCAGATGCTACCGCACCTGCAACAGACGTGGCCGCCCTTGAGGCGCTCGGACTTGTTATCGGTGACAACTGTACAGCCGATGCTGACCTTACCGTTACAAACTCGGACAGTGCTGCGGGGACATGCCCGATTGTCGTAACAAGAACATATACCATCACCGACGCGTGTAACAACTCCGTTACCGCGACACAGACCATAAACGTTAACGATACGACGGACCCTACGGCCTCAAACCCGGATACGATATCCGTACCAGGTGGACCGGTCCCTGCTCCAGATGTAACAGTAGTTATTGACGAAGCGGACAATTGCACGGTACCGCCTACGGTGGCACATGTATCCGACGTATCCGACAACGGAAACTGTCCCGAGACCATTACAAGGACCTATAGTGTGACGGACCAGTGCGGCAACTCGATCACAGTGACACAGACCATACTTATTACCGACCCTATAATGCCTACGGCTTCTAACCCTGCGGACATAAACGTACAGTGCATCGACGACGTGCCTGCTCCCAACGTGGACGTGGTGACCGACGAGGCTGACAACCAGGGAACGCCCGCTGTGGCATTCGTATCGGACGCATCGGATGGTAATACCTGTCCAGAGACCATTACAAGAACATACAGCGTTACGGATATCTGTGACAACCAGATATTTGTGACCCAGAACATAATCGTGAACGACGATCAGGATCCAACAGCTACCGGCTCTATTCCAGAGTCTACGGTAGAGGGATGTACCGCTGCAGATGCTACCGCGCCTGCAACGGACGTGGCCGCCCTTGAGGCGCTCGGACTTGTTATCGGTGACAACTGTACCGCAGATGCTGACCTTACCGTTACAAACTCCGACAGTGCTGCGGGTACTTGCCCGATTGTCGTAACAAGAACATACACCATCACAGATGCGTGTAACAACTCCGTTACCGCAACACAGACCATAAACGTAAACGATACGACGGACCCTACGGCATCAAACCCGGATACGATATCAGTACCAGGTGGACCGGTTCCGGCTCCGGATGTAACAGTGGTTATCGACGAAGCGGACAATTGCACGGTACCGCCTACGGTGGCACATGTATCGGACGTATCCGACAACGGGAACTGTCCTGAGACCATTACAAGGACTTATAGCGTGACAGACCAGTGCGGCAACTCGATCACAGTGACACAGACCATACTTATTACGGACCCTATAATGCCTACCGCTTCTAACCCTGCGGACATAAACGTACAGTGTATCGACGACGTGCCTGCTCCCAACGTGGACGTGGTGACCGACGAGGCTGACAACCAGGGAACGCCCGCTGTGGCATTCGTATCGGACGCATCGGACGGCAATACGTGTCCCGAGACCATTACTAGAACATACAGCGTTACGGATATCTGTGACAACCAGATATTTGTGACCCAGAACATAATCGTTAACGACGATCAGGATCCAACAGCTACCGGCTCTATTCCAGAGTCTACGGTAGAGGGATGTACCTCTGCAGATGCTACGGCTCCGGCAACAGATGTGGCCGCCCTTGAAGCGCTTGGTCTTGTTATCGGGGACAACTGTACCGCAGATGCTGACCTTACCGTTACAAACTCCGACAGTGCTGCGGGGACATGCCCGATTGTCGTGACAAGAACATATACGATCACCGACGCATGTAACAACTCCGTTACGGCGACTCAGACTATAAACGTAAACGATACGACACCTCCTACAGTGTCTAATCCGGCTGATATTACGGTAGAATGTTTAGACGATGTACCAGCTCCAGATATTAATGTGGTTATTGGAGAAACAGATAATTGTACGATTGCTGACAATCTTAGCGTTGTTTTTGTTTCTGAAGTATCAGATAACAATACCTGTGCAGAAACCATTACTAGAACATATAGTATTACAGATGAGTGTGGCAATATAACCAACGTCACTCAAAACATTATTATTGATGACGTTACTCCACCTGTATTAACCTTACCTGCTAATCAAACAGCAGAATGTAGTGATGATTTAACACCATTAGCATTTGGTAATGCTACAGCAACAGATAACTGCGACCCTAACCCTATCATAACGTTTGTAGATGTTAGAGAAGATGGCGCATGTTCTGGTACGTTTAAAATCGTTAGAACCTGGACAGCAACAGATGCTTGTGGAAATGTAGCCTCTGCGCAACAAGAAATTTCAACATCAGATAGTATAGCTCCAGATTTTGTTGAACAACTACCGCAAGACATAACAGTTGAATGTAGTACAGTGCCAGCAGCTGTAACATTAACAGCTACAGATAATTGTGGGAATGCTACCGTTGAATTTACCGAAGCGAGAACAAATGGCAACTGTCCAAACAACTATACCATTACCCGTACATGGGTTGCAACAGACGATTGTGGTTTAACCAATACCCATATTCAAACAATAACAGTTCAAGACATAACGCCTCCAGAATTTGAAGGTACACTACCTGAATTGGTTCAAACTGTACAATGTGACGCTGTTCCTGTTGCAGAAACATTAACAGCTACAGATAGCTGTGGCGACGCTACAGTTACAGTAAACGATGTAAGAACAAATGGTAGTTGTCCTAACACATACAGAATTGCACGTACTTGGACAGCTACAGACGAATGTGGCTTAACAACAACACACACGCAAATAATAAACGTTGAAGATACAGTACCTCCAGTTTTTGATACACCACTTCCAAGTGATGCTATAACTGTAGAATGTGATGCCATACCAACGGCAGAAACATTAACAGCTACAGACAATTGTGGCGATGCTACAGTTACAGTCCAAGATTCAAGAACAGATGGAGACTGTCCTAATAATTATTTCATAGCACGTACCTGGACGGCTACAGACGAATGTGGTTTAACAACAACACACACACAAATTATTACTGTACAGGATACAACGGCACCTGTGCCTACATCTACTTTTGATGAAACATTAGATGTAAGTTGTACAGATATACCAGATGCACCAGAATTAAGCTTTACCGATAATTGTTCAACAAATATTATCGTAGTATTTAACGAAACAAACTCATTTGACGAAAATGCTTTTGTAGATTACGAAATTGTTAGAACGTGGACGGTTAGAGACGAATGCAACAATGAAGCAATATATACGCAAACACTTAATGTAGCGCTAGACGAAGTAGTTACCGAAATAGTTGCACCAGACTGGTGTTATGACGAAGGTGCTATAAACATGAATGATTTATTACCTGCAGACCTTAATAAAAATGGTACTTGGGAAATGTTAGAAGGCGATACTGCCGCAATACTAAACGGTAACGTATTCGATCCTAGCGGACTTGAATTAAGCTTGGATTTCTTACCAGAAAGTGGTGGAATAGATTATGAATTCAAATACACAACTACCGATCAAGGTTGTATTAGTGTTACAGAAATTACCATGAATGTACATGCCGATTGTGTGGTATTACCTTGTGGTGAAAATGATGTAGTCGTATCGAAAGCTGTAACTCCGAATGGTGATGCATATAATGAATATTTCGAAATTTCCGGAATTGAATTATGCGGATTCCAGTATGAAGTTCAAATCTTTAACAGATGGGGTGCTTTAGTGTACGAATCCGGTAACTATCAAAACGATTGGAATGGAACTACCGGTAACGGATCTATAGGATCTGCCGGAAAAGTCCCTAACGGAACATATTACTATATAATAAAATTACTGAATAGTGGCTTGAATCCTATTACAGGACCTGTTTACTTAGGAACCAAATAA
- a CDS encoding SixA phosphatase family protein has protein sequence MKKLILVRHAKSSWKHNVIDHERPLNDRGFKDANLVSNHLKENDLGVDLVLSSDAMRAKTTANIFISNLGIDTGIAHLNHELYDFSGSNLIAVIKACDNAVNTLMLFGHNHAITAFVNTYGDRYVDNVPTSGAVFIEFDMDAWKNLDKGKTVKILFPRDLK, from the coding sequence ATGAAAAAGCTTATTTTGGTAAGACATGCCAAATCTTCTTGGAAGCATAACGTGATAGATCATGAACGACCTCTTAATGATAGGGGGTTTAAGGATGCTAACTTAGTTTCTAACCATTTAAAGGAAAATGACTTAGGTGTTGATTTAGTACTGTCTAGCGATGCTATGCGTGCGAAAACAACGGCTAATATTTTTATTTCCAACCTTGGTATCGATACGGGTATAGCTCATCTAAATCATGAATTATATGATTTTTCGGGGTCGAATCTTATAGCGGTTATTAAGGCCTGCGACAATGCTGTTAATACACTTATGCTTTTTGGGCATAATCATGCTATTACGGCTTTTGTAAATACTTATGGGGATCGTTATGTAGATAATGTTCCTACCAGTGGCGCTGTTTTTATAGAGTTTGATATGGATGCCTGGAAGAACTTAGATAAAGGAAAGACCGTAAAAATACTATTTCCTAGAGATTTAAAGTAA
- the ppk1 gene encoding polyphosphate kinase 1 has translation MTKPELQNNSYINREISWLQFNARVLQEASDENVPLIERLRFLGIFSNNLDEFFKVRYATVKRIVDAGKGGKNALGGIRAKELLEIITQIVIEQQSKSLEILNTIHQRLEEEDIHIIDENQIDDAQHDYIKKYFITKVSPALVTIILNDSVELPNLKDSGAYLAVRMVMADGEKQFALIEIPKSVNRFVVLPKEGEKNYIIMIDDLLRHCLSDIFNIFDYKSISAHMVKITRDGELDFESDLSKSFIEKISDSVKHRKIGDPVRFVYDKTIDKETLEYLMSKMGIDDTDSIIPGGRYHNRRDYMGFPSLGRNDLLYRKIEALPVKGLTLEASIFEAIEKKDYLLQAPYQTFSYVVKFLREAALDPNVKTIKITIYRLAQISHIASSLINAAINGKSVTVSIELRARFDEQANIDYAQQMEDEGINLVFGVAGLKVHSKMCVIEREEGKKLKRYGFISTGNFNESTAKIYTDFTLFTSNQRILKDVNKIFNFFETNYKIFTYKHLITSPHYTQKAVYKLIDAEIEKARNGNLGYIRLKMNSISSYKMIDKLYEASRAGVKIQMIVRGICCLIPGVEGMSENIEVISIVDKFLEHSRIYIFGEDDEAKIYISSADWMTRNIDNRVEVSCPIYNDDIKQEIIDTFNISWNDNVKARVLNESQDNNYRINNKEKVRSQFATYDYYLKKLES, from the coding sequence ATGACCAAACCTGAATTACAAAACAATAGTTATATAAACAGAGAGATAAGTTGGCTGCAATTTAACGCACGAGTTTTACAAGAGGCATCAGATGAAAATGTGCCATTGATAGAGCGTTTGCGGTTTCTGGGAATTTTTTCCAATAACTTAGATGAATTTTTTAAGGTAAGATATGCTACGGTAAAGCGTATTGTAGATGCTGGAAAGGGTGGGAAAAATGCCTTGGGTGGTATTAGGGCTAAAGAGCTGTTGGAAATTATTACTCAAATTGTGATAGAGCAGCAAAGTAAGAGTTTAGAGATATTAAATACGATTCATCAAAGGTTAGAGGAGGAGGATATACATATTATTGATGAAAATCAAATTGATGATGCACAACATGATTATATTAAAAAGTATTTTATAACAAAGGTTAGCCCTGCTTTGGTTACCATTATTTTAAATGATTCTGTAGAGCTTCCTAATTTAAAGGATAGTGGTGCTTATTTGGCAGTTAGAATGGTTATGGCTGATGGTGAAAAACAGTTTGCATTAATTGAAATACCTAAATCTGTTAATCGATTTGTTGTATTACCTAAGGAAGGGGAAAAGAATTATATTATAATGATAGACGATTTGCTTCGTCATTGTTTAAGTGATATTTTCAATATTTTCGATTATAAGAGCATTTCTGCTCACATGGTAAAAATTACACGTGATGGTGAGCTGGATTTTGAAAGTGATTTAAGTAAGAGTTTTATTGAAAAGATCTCAGATAGTGTTAAGCATAGAAAAATTGGTGATCCTGTTCGTTTTGTATATGATAAAACGATAGATAAGGAAACATTGGAGTATTTAATGAGCAAAATGGGTATTGACGATACGGATAGTATCATTCCTGGGGGACGTTATCACAATAGAAGGGATTATATGGGCTTCCCGAGTTTGGGTAGAAATGACCTTTTGTACAGAAAGATTGAGGCTTTACCTGTTAAAGGACTTACTTTAGAGGCTAGTATTTTTGAGGCAATTGAGAAAAAGGATTATTTGCTTCAGGCGCCTTACCAAACTTTTTCTTATGTGGTTAAGTTCTTAAGGGAGGCCGCCTTAGATCCGAATGTAAAAACGATAAAGATTACTATTTATCGTTTGGCTCAAATATCCCATATAGCAAGTTCGCTTATAAATGCTGCTATTAATGGTAAATCGGTTACTGTATCTATAGAGTTGCGGGCTAGATTTGATGAGCAGGCTAATATAGATTATGCGCAACAGATGGAGGACGAGGGTATTAATCTGGTTTTTGGTGTGGCAGGTTTAAAAGTGCATAGTAAAATGTGTGTTATTGAACGTGAGGAAGGAAAGAAACTAAAACGCTATGGGTTTATTAGCACGGGTAACTTTAACGAATCTACGGCAAAAATTTATACGGATTTTACTTTGTTTACTTCTAACCAGCGTATTTTAAAGGATGTAAACAAGATTTTTAATTTCTTTGAGACCAATTACAAGATTTTCACGTACAAACATTTAATAACATCTCCACATTATACCCAAAAAGCAGTTTATAAATTAATTGATGCGGAAATAGAAAAGGCTAGAAATGGTAATTTGGGTTATATAAGGTTAAAAATGAACAGTATTTCCAGCTATAAAATGATTGACAAGCTTTATGAAGCTAGTAGGGCTGGAGTGAAAATTCAAATGATAGTAAGGGGAATTTGCTGTTTAATACCCGGCGTGGAAGGGATGAGTGAAAATATAGAGGTTATTAGTATTGTAGATAAATTTTTAGAACACTCGAGAATCTATATATTTGGGGAAGATGATGAAGCCAAGATTTATATTTCTTCGGCAGATTGGATGACAAGAAATATAGATAACAGGGTAGAGGTTAGTTGCCCTATTTATAACGACGATATTAAACAAGAAATCATAGATACATTTAATATTAGCTGGAACGATAATGTTAAGGCTAGAGTGTTAAATGAATCGCAAGACAATAATTACAGAATAAATAATAAGGAAAAAGTAAGGTCTCAATTTGCTACATATGATTATTATTTAAAAAAGTTAGAAAGTTAA